A stretch of Geomonas oryzisoli DNA encodes these proteins:
- a CDS encoding hybrid sensor histidine kinase/response regulator → MDAYLEKIWVYVTRGQDVSVEVRLFRLITLTMALLCIFIVFPTNIIQDLSPYLNATIFAYGLLSAFFFVHSCRGTHCVTAFYLVTLVVLNIAWFMNAGSQGSIAYYFLAAVLYPLIFFRGAKWSLLFFLLLADNCILLLVEHFVPRLITPFHTVNDRLIDLSSGFVISAITCALVFWMVMTTLERELEERRRAEASLVEGERTLRTLMDTMPAAVWWFTPDGRVQYLNNCFRETFGYEMGDIPTLQQWFERAYPDTEYRRTYTRGRSEALAEAQERGTPVPLREAKITCKDGRLRHVIIKTQLVLGRTVEIMTDITEREQIHDQMLKIQKLESLGVLAGGIAHDFNNILTSIVGNITIAELLVDPEQKAFVCLNQAEKACRRAAELSKQLLTFAKKGDPVKSPVQVAHLLEESLSLSLRGSQVTAQLEIAPDLQLTEADEGQLSQVFNNIIINAAQAMPDGGSLTVAAENVILATGNDCSLPAGEYLRISFTDEGTGIDENAMKYIFDPYFTTKVGGTGLGLASSHSIITRHGGSISVASPPGAGATFTIHLQACSGTVVQPPVAEEVPLHHPGASILVMDDEEMILEYIGNVLREYGYAVDTCSNGEEAVQRYRGAVVQGAPYAAVILDLTIRGGIGGKVAAEQLLAIDKQARLVVSSGYSNDLTMAEWQQHGFCAYLSKPYVAADLLKVVGRVVSTPPSTESR, encoded by the coding sequence GTGGACGCGTACCTCGAAAAGATCTGGGTCTATGTCACCAGGGGGCAGGATGTCTCCGTCGAGGTGCGCCTATTCCGGCTCATCACCCTCACCATGGCACTGCTGTGCATCTTCATCGTCTTTCCCACCAACATCATCCAGGACCTTTCGCCGTATCTGAACGCAACCATATTCGCCTACGGACTCCTCTCAGCCTTTTTTTTCGTTCACTCATGTCGTGGCACCCATTGCGTCACGGCCTTTTACCTGGTTACGCTGGTAGTCTTGAACATCGCCTGGTTCATGAACGCCGGCTCCCAGGGGAGCATCGCCTATTACTTCCTGGCTGCGGTCCTCTACCCCTTGATCTTCTTCAGGGGGGCAAAGTGGTCTCTCCTGTTCTTCCTGCTATTGGCGGACAACTGTATTCTGCTGCTGGTCGAGCACTTCGTGCCACGGCTGATCACCCCTTTCCATACCGTCAACGACCGGCTCATCGACCTTAGCAGCGGGTTCGTCATAAGCGCCATCACCTGCGCCCTTGTGTTCTGGATGGTGATGACCACGTTGGAGCGGGAACTGGAGGAGCGCAGACGGGCCGAGGCATCCCTCGTCGAAGGGGAGCGCACCCTGCGGACCCTTATGGATACCATGCCCGCTGCGGTCTGGTGGTTCACCCCGGACGGCAGGGTCCAGTACCTGAACAACTGCTTCCGGGAGACCTTCGGCTACGAAATGGGCGACATTCCCACCCTGCAGCAGTGGTTCGAGCGGGCCTATCCCGACACGGAGTACCGTCGCACCTATACCCGGGGGAGAAGCGAAGCGCTGGCTGAAGCGCAGGAGAGGGGGACGCCGGTGCCGCTGCGCGAAGCGAAGATTACCTGCAAGGACGGCAGGCTGCGCCACGTCATCATCAAGACCCAGTTGGTCCTCGGGCGCACCGTGGAGATCATGACCGACATCACCGAACGGGAGCAGATCCACGACCAGATGCTGAAAATACAGAAGCTGGAGTCGCTGGGAGTCCTGGCCGGCGGGATCGCTCACGATTTCAACAACATACTCACCTCGATCGTAGGCAACATCACCATTGCAGAGTTGCTTGTCGATCCTGAGCAGAAGGCGTTCGTGTGCCTAAACCAGGCAGAGAAGGCGTGTCGGCGCGCAGCCGAGCTGTCCAAGCAGTTGCTGACCTTCGCCAAAAAAGGGGACCCGGTCAAATCGCCGGTCCAGGTGGCGCACTTGCTGGAAGAATCACTTTCGCTGTCGCTACGGGGATCACAGGTGACGGCGCAGTTGGAAATCGCACCCGACCTGCAGCTCACCGAGGCCGACGAGGGGCAGCTGAGCCAGGTGTTCAACAACATCATCATAAATGCGGCGCAGGCCATGCCCGACGGCGGGAGTCTCACCGTGGCAGCGGAAAATGTCATCCTCGCCACCGGGAATGATTGCAGCTTGCCCGCGGGAGAGTATCTGAGGATCAGCTTTACCGATGAAGGCACAGGTATCGACGAGAATGCCATGAAGTACATCTTCGATCCCTACTTCACCACCAAAGTGGGGGGGACCGGGCTCGGGCTCGCATCGAGCCATTCCATCATCACCCGGCACGGCGGCAGCATTTCGGTCGCATCGCCCCCTGGTGCCGGCGCGACCTTCACCATCCACCTCCAGGCCTGCAGCGGGACCGTCGTCCAGCCACCTGTCGCGGAAGAAGTGCCTCTTCACCACCCCGGTGCCTCCATCCTGGTAATGGATGACGAGGAGATGATCCTGGAATACATCGGGAATGTGCTGCGGGAGTACGGCTACGCGGTCGATACATGTTCCAACGGAGAGGAGGCTGTCCAGCGGTACCGCGGTGCGGTCGTGCAAGGGGCTCCGTATGCGGCGGTCATCCTCGACCTCACCATCCGCGGGGGGATCGGCGGGAAAGTCGCGGCAGAGCAGTTGCTAGCCATAGACAAGCAGGCGCGGCTGGTGGTTTCCAGCGGCTATTCCAACGACCTGACCATGGCCGAGTGGCAGCAGCACGGCTTCTGCGCATATCTCTCCAAACCGTACGTTGCGGCTGACTTGCTGAAGGTTGTGGGCAGGGTCGTGTCGACCCCACCTAGCACCGAAAGCAGGTAG